CACTGGTCTACACTACCAGAACGCACACCAAATACAGTTTACCAGCCCCGGACCGCGCCGGAGGCGGCTTTCACGACAGACGAACCCTCAAAGGGGAATCCGGATGATCCGCTCTCTGCTCCTTCTCGGCGTTCTCTGCGCCGCGGCCCAAACGTCGGCCGCAGTTGACGACCCGAAACCTGCCACTCCGACCGGCGTCACACCGCAGACGCAGAAAATCAACGAACTGATCGCGAAGAAGTGGGAAGAAGCGGGCATCAAGAAGCCGGCCGAACGGGCTACCGACAACGAGTTCATGCGCCGGGTGTTCATCGACCTAGTCGGTCGCATCCCGACCGTCGAAGAGATCCAGGACTTCGAGCAGGACCGGGGGCCGAACAAGCGCGTGCGCCTTGTGCAGCGGTTGTTGCAAGAGCGGAAATACACCCCGAAGGTGAACGGCAAAGCCGTGACCGCGATCTCGGGGCTGTCGAAGTTCCCGATCGATTATTCCGCGGCCTACGCCCGGAACTTCGCGGAAATCTGGTCCGTGTGGCTGCTCACTCGGAGCGGCGTGGACCCGATCTACCGCGAACAGCTCATGATGTGGCTGGAAGACCAGCTCGATAACAACTCGGCGTACCGCGACTTCGTGACCGGACTCATCACCGCGACCGGCAAGAGCAACGAGAACGGCGCGGTCCACTTCGTGTTCCGGCACTTGGGCGACGCGATCCAGTCCGACATGAAGGGTCAGCGCGTCGATCTCGAAGAATTTGGCAAATACGACAACGTGCCAGTCACCTCGCGCGTGACCAAGCTGTTCCTCGGTATCCAAACGCAGTGTACTCAGTGCCACGACCACCCGCAGGCGAAAGAGTGGCTGCAAGCCGACTTCTGGGGCGTGAACGCCTTCTTCCGTCAGACGGAGAAAGTGGGCCTTCAGAACAACATGCAGAAGAAGGCTATGCAGACACCGAACTTCGTCGAACTCCGCGAGATGCCCAACTGGAACAAGAAGGGCATGGTGCTGTACGAGCGCCGCGACGGGCAGCGCCGGGCCAGCTACCCGGTGATGCTCAAGGATCTCGTGCAAGCCGAAAAGGGCGAGAAATCCGCGAAGAACCTCGTGTCGGCGTCCGCGGGCACCAAGACGCGGCGCCAGATCCTGGCCGATTGGGTGATTCAGCACGACAACTTCGAGAAGGCTTACGTGAACCGGTTATGGGGTCACTTGTTCGGGCGCGGACTCCAGAAAGACCCGACCGTTGACGACTTCAAGAGCGATAACGAAGTGGTTCACCCGGAACTGCTCGCGTACCTCGGGGAGCAGTTCAAGAACTACAACCACGACACCAAGAAGTTGCTCGAATGGATCTGCACCAGCGACGTGTACCAACTGAGTCACGTCACCGGGAAAGAGAAAATCGGCGGTAAGTCACTTACGCACTCGGACTTCGACCCGTACTTCGCCCGGATGCCGCTGAAGGCGATGTCGCCGGAAGTGCTGTTCGATTCGCTCTCGCTGGCCACACGCGCGGAAGGTCGCCTCAAGGAAGCCGAATACAAGGCTCTGAAGCTGAGTTGGACCGGCAAGTTAGTCCGCAACTTCGGCGACGACGAGGGCAATGAACTGAGCTTCAATGGGACCGTCGTTCAAGCGCTCCTTCTGATGAACGGCAAGGATCTGAACGACCAGGTCGGCACTGCACGAGACAAGGGCGTGGTGGCCGACGTGGTGAAGAAGCATCGCGGCACCCCGAACAGCATCTACGGTGAACTGTTCATGATGACCGTGAGTCGCCACCCGTCGCGCGAAGAGATCGTGAAACTGGAGCAGGTCCGCAACGGACGGGCGACGATTAACCTCAGTGCTCCGGCCCCGAAGGGTACGACCACACCGAAGCCGTCCAGCGGTGGAGTCGCGGCGGTTCCGGGGGCGCTACCGGACGACGTAACCTTCTACCAGGACGTGTTCTGGGCGTTGCTTAACACGAATGAGTTCATGCTCAATCACTGATCGGTTGGTGTCTACTGACGGAATGTCAAAGGCCCGTGGACTCGTGTCCGCGGGCCTTTGTGTTTTGAGTTCATTTCTCGTTGCTGGCAACTTACCGCGACAGTTCTACGTTCGTTGCGACAATACACGTCCGTCTGAGACCGTAAGCTGTTGTCACAGAACCAGATATTTCGACAGACCGGCCGACGTAGTAAGACAGATCGACGCCGGTACCTTCTGCGACGAAAGCTTTTACTTCGCCGCCTTGAGGCGACTCGATCATATACAGGCGACCGTTGAGTCCACGGGGTGTCAGTGTGGAGTATTTAAGTACACCGCGCAGAGTCTCTCGCTCGTCCTTTGCGCCGGTCGTACCGGCCGTATTTACTGCCGGGGGAAGGGGTTCCGGCGTTCCCGGCCGGACGCCGCGGTCTTCTCGCGTGGTCGGCGGCTTCATGATGCTCGTCGGCGTCGCTGACGTACTCGTGGGTGTTCCGCGTGCCTCTCGCTCCTTCCTACGGAGCATGTGAACGCGACTGAAGCACTGGTTCACGATCTCGTTATCGCCGCCGGTGCGGTTCATTTCTTCCGCGAGTTGGAAGTACAGGTCTTCCGCGTCCTTGATGCGGTTGTCGCGTTCGGCGGCTTCGGCCTTGATCCAGAGCGGGTGGTTCACCGCGGGCTTGCTCGCCGTTACACCGGCCGTCGGAGTGACCGCGGGGCTGGGAATGCTCGCGAGCGGACCGCCCGCGGGCGTTGCCGACGGACTGCCGCTGACCCCCGGTCCGATTGGCGTCGCGTGTTCGTTAACGCGGACGGTGTACTCGGCATTCACGGCCTTTTCGAGCCGCACGGCCGTTTTCGGAACGTACCGCACATCCCCGTGCGGCGGAAGTATCGGGTACCAACCCTTTCCGGAGAAGGTTACTCTCTGCCCGATCACGACAAGTTCCGTGCCCGGTGGGAGCTTCACGCGGCGAATCTCAAGCGGTTGAGCCAGCCCCACTTTGCCCGTTGCAATAGTCACATCTGTGTCCGTTTCCACGAACACGTTGCGGGGAGCCGTGCGACTTTCTGGAGGTTGTTCCTGTTGCGGATCTTGGATGAATTGGGCCTGCACCCAACTGATTGACCCTTGAGGGGCATTAATAGCGAGCCAGCCGCCTTCTTCTTTCTGGACTACTACCGGCGTGCCCTGACGCAGAACCCCGGTGTCCGGGAATCCGTCGCTCGGTCCGGCGCGCAACTTCACTTCGGGATCGGTGATGGTGCTGTTGTAGGCACCCTGTTGTGCGGTCGCGTGTGCTGCGGACAGGACGACTAACAGCCCGGCGAACGGGGCACGAAGCATGGGGGATTCTCCGGGGCCGTTGGGGGATATTTTGAGAGTCACTTCACGCATACCATCCCCCCCAAGAGGGTCAAGGTCGGTCGCGTTTGAACACGCGCGCGGCGAATAGAGCGGCTCGTGCAAGTCGGTTCGACCCGAGAGGAAGCCGGGAACCTTCGCAGCCTTCCGCGCTCGCTGCGGCCGAGGGACTTTTCCTCAACGCGGTGTTCGTTGCCACCCGAATCGCCGGTCTGAGTAACATTTGCTAACGTTCTGGGCCGGTGTGGGTGGTGGCGAACGTCGTTCGCACAAATCACCTTGAAAAACGCGGTTTTGGGCGCTGTTCGTTCATTCGGATTAGCAGCGGATGCTAACATTTGCTGAAAAATCACCCGGATTGGGGTGTTGGGGACTAACACCCCACACCAAATCCTTCACGTTTGCAACTCTCCCGTTCGGATTGCAG
This region of Gemmata massiliana genomic DNA includes:
- a CDS encoding DUF1549 domain-containing protein: MIRSLLLLGVLCAAAQTSAAVDDPKPATPTGVTPQTQKINELIAKKWEEAGIKKPAERATDNEFMRRVFIDLVGRIPTVEEIQDFEQDRGPNKRVRLVQRLLQERKYTPKVNGKAVTAISGLSKFPIDYSAAYARNFAEIWSVWLLTRSGVDPIYREQLMMWLEDQLDNNSAYRDFVTGLITATGKSNENGAVHFVFRHLGDAIQSDMKGQRVDLEEFGKYDNVPVTSRVTKLFLGIQTQCTQCHDHPQAKEWLQADFWGVNAFFRQTEKVGLQNNMQKKAMQTPNFVELREMPNWNKKGMVLYERRDGQRRASYPVMLKDLVQAEKGEKSAKNLVSASAGTKTRRQILADWVIQHDNFEKAYVNRLWGHLFGRGLQKDPTVDDFKSDNEVVHPELLAYLGEQFKNYNHDTKKLLEWICTSDVYQLSHVTGKEKIGGKSLTHSDFDPYFARMPLKAMSPEVLFDSLSLATRAEGRLKEAEYKALKLSWTGKLVRNFGDDEGNELSFNGTVVQALLLMNGKDLNDQVGTARDKGVVADVVKKHRGTPNSIYGELFMMTVSRHPSREEIVKLEQVRNGRATINLSAPAPKGTTTPKPSSGGVAAVPGALPDDVTFYQDVFWALLNTNEFMLNH
- a CDS encoding SH3 domain-containing protein, producing the protein MLRAPFAGLLVVLSAAHATAQQGAYNSTITDPEVKLRAGPSDGFPDTGVLRQGTPVVVQKEEGGWLAINAPQGSISWVQAQFIQDPQQEQPPESRTAPRNVFVETDTDVTIATGKVGLAQPLEIRRVKLPPGTELVVIGQRVTFSGKGWYPILPPHGDVRYVPKTAVRLEKAVNAEYTVRVNEHATPIGPGVSGSPSATPAGGPLASIPSPAVTPTAGVTASKPAVNHPLWIKAEAAERDNRIKDAEDLYFQLAEEMNRTGGDNEIVNQCFSRVHMLRRKEREARGTPTSTSATPTSIMKPPTTREDRGVRPGTPEPLPPAVNTAGTTGAKDERETLRGVLKYSTLTPRGLNGRLYMIESPQGGEVKAFVAEGTGVDLSYYVGRSVEISGSVTTAYGLRRTCIVATNVELSR